GATCCGTAGCGTCAACAAGATTATCATCCTCGACGTATGCTAAGGTTCACccaaaagataattttcattcCTATGATTTTAAATTATGGAGATAGAAAGTTATTTCCAGAATAACGTACGACGTGCTTGATGGGTCATGAACAAGAGATTCGGAAGAATTCACAGACAGGGCAAATCAAACATGTTTCATGCACATCATGAGTCTTTTTATATCCAATAATTTTTCCGATAAGTAGTGTTTATGATGGTATATTCAAATCTCAACATGCGATTCGTACATCCCGACTTATACACAGAGCATAGCACAACAAATTAATTCCCTTCGGATTTAAATTTCCTATTTGTTGTTTTCGTGCGCCAGTCcaaaattcaaagatgacaagaCTCTTCGGGTACGATGTCAAAAAAAAATCCGATCAAGAAACTTAAACTTATAGGCAGAGGGAGAGAGTGCGTCTGTTTCGCCCGTAGATTTCATGGTAAAGCAAAATATTTCCTCCGGaagtcattttcaaggaaaatggttGGTTTTCATCCCTTTGGTGTTTTAAGGAAAGTGAAAGTCGTTTTTCTCCAATCTAAGCTCATTCTTTCCCGTCCATGGAAAACGTTTTTCTATAGATCGATAAGTTTTCCGTCATCCAAACATCGAAAAAgtcagaaaataatttcttgaaaacaGTTTCCTTCAAACAAACGGACCCTGAATAAAGATAAAGGGCGAATAAATCTCGTGGACAGACGACGTGGCAACGTACGAGATGCCGAAGACCCTGATTGGTCCCAATCAAGAAGCATTCCTATGCTTGTGGGCTCGCAGCTCGATTCTGCTTGAAGCAAGAGACAACCGGACAAGATAAAAAAGTGCAAGGTACTCAAGGCCAACGAAAGCGATAAATGGGTTGTTGGGGGCCCATCTGGCGTCGACTTCAGGATTGCACGTGAGCACGTGCCATTAGATCACGTGCCATTGTATAATTACACCGCTTAACCTCTAAATACGGGTGATTAACCCGATCCGCCATGGATCGCGTGCAAAACTACCGTCTTATTTCCCACGCACCCGACGGCCGCGAGGGTCATTGCATAGGTTCATTCGCGACGAActtaggctctctctctctctctctctctcgagaatGGCTTGAGTTATTGGAGCATTGAGAAAAGAGATCGGACCTGATACTTCTCCGGATCGGGATGCCTTGACCGGGACGTCAAGGCATCCATTCTATTCATGACGACGCGTGATTtttaaaagctatttttttttttgttatatactAGTATAACTTTTATAGAAGCATAACGTTtaattattaacaaaaaaatcttaTCTAACTTTGCCTTTTCAATTTATATAACATTGATatgacacgcgacacgacatgtcattttcaaaaaaataggaaattttgacatattatatattaaatgtatattatcatgcatatataagaTATTAGTCGTgcgtttctttttctcttcttttttctatcaGAAATTCACGACTAGGTTTTTTTGGATTATCTGAGTATATgactaaaatatatatatttttgataaatttacattttgaccgtTAACTTATTGacaatgcttaaaattgatccggCGAGTATCTAGATGCCGAACTCGCATGTCGCTGGCATGTCCGGATTGCTAATCGCATGTCGATTGCATGTCGGAGAGTGTGTCGTGTCTCTTGAAGAGTGTCGGTACTGCATAATTTTTAGCGTCAATGAACTGTATACACGCTGAGTTTCACCTTATTTCAGTTACACGTCCGCTTGGATCACGGTTATTTATCATTAAACGACGGTCCAAAAACGACGTATAGTTCATGGAATCACCAAGACTAAAGTCAAGTCGCACTGCTCGAACCACGTTCGTTCACCAACTCAACCCAGCAATGATgaataattacaaaaataagagaattttttttatccatcaCGTCCCCATAAGTGTTTGTCGTTTTGCTCCTCCTTTGTCGTTTTTAATTGTGTCATGTTGTCCAGGTGGACGGCTAATTTGCTATTGACATCTTCAATTCCAACCGGTTGGCATGTAGCTCCTACCAGTCAAATCGGTCAACGGTTCACTGACAAATTGCTCGTgaatatccaaaaataaaattaaccgAGCAGTGTCAGGAAAACTGAAATTCCATTTTAAATTGGGGAAAAAggcacaaaaataaaagaagaagaagaagaagaaaaccatcGGCGTCGGGCTACTTACAACCCGACCCGAACAAAAGCCAAACATATATATATCCTCCACAAATTCGACAAGCGTCACCGACAAAAGCATAAATACATGGAAATCGCATAAtactttcatgaatacgatccgcATGACAATAAGACAATATCGAGTATCTTAGATTATTGTCTGATATTTAGATTAGTGGATTATTACTAGCTATCGAGAACAACTTAGACAAATCAAAATAGATCATAACTCATATTATAATTTGTGTATGATGAGCCGAATATTTATACTCATTAATTATAGAATTAATAccaggaaaaatttcaaattggtatacttgcccaaactattttttttgaTCGGAATCTTaaactgatacacttataataaatttatcataaattaattttttgatcaaaaacttgtatacttgtgataaatatatcatccgttagttttcactAACTTAGATCaatgccacgaaaaatcctaaattgatacacttgtgacaaatagagagtagaaatcctaaagtggtacaCTCGTCGATTGTCATATGTCATCAAtcttagcaatttgacgataaaatttaacgaaaactaacaacgggtaaatttatcacaaatgtaacTAGTTtatggggttttttgtgataaaaaaaaatagttttgagtaaatttatcataagtgtagcagtttgatttttttggccaaaaaattagtttgtgaaaagttttgtcacatgtgtacaaatttaggatttattATAGCCAAAAAAAGTTTACAATTTATCACATGGTCCTAGTTTGGGTTtgtcgtgatattaatccttaaCAATATTCAATCAATGTGTTGAAACATAATATGTATGTCAAATGAGTTATATATGGGTTGCGAATGAGTCATAGATAATTTTACAACTTATATAGACTCGGACCATCTTTATCATTctctttttattctctctcactctcactcgATCTTACGCTCACTCACTCCGTACTCTCATATCGGTTTGGGCATAATTTCGTAAATTTAActaatatgaaagtattttaagaATATATGTCCAGTTAGGAATGAATTGGGTCAATCGTGAATCACTaaccaagcaaaaaaaaaaaaaaacgtgaatcACTAGATTTGCGttgaaaaatgagtcaaaacgaATCTATTTGGATTAGACCATTTTCTATCCGACCCAAATTCGATCCACCCGTTCATCGAGTGTGCGTGATACATTCCCGATTTTCGTTTCGATAATTATGTACGATTTTAAACCCTTTGGATTATGATATTGTACATGCATAAAAGTCATGCGGACCGCCAATCACCTTACGGGGCGGAGTCACAGACAATGCATGTGAAATGTCCGgataatttttgtgaaaatgtttatacgAAGATTAGATGGGTAAACGCCAAATAATTaagtcaatatttatgtacatcGATATgcttaaataatgaaaaaaggatttctgatttgttttttgttttttcattttcgggATTTTGGTTGGGGGCAGCAAACACCTCCCCAAGCGTCGGTATAAGAGCACGAGGCGAAGCTGGCGACGGAAGAAGATGGCGGACTGCTCTCTCCACCAAAACCCCGACGGAATCACAGAGATGAAGACGAGGGAAACCTAGTTGGAGCGTCAGGACTCCACTCCGAAAACCTTTGACGGTCGAGGATTAACCTCCATCTCCGAATCTCAAGCCCGGAGCAAGGTTTCTTTATATTTctcccattttcttttgggttcgGATTCGTTTTTTGATGCTGTCATGTCGAAGGATGTCGAGTTCTGTCGGAGCTGATAAAAGGGCTTTgttgggtttttgtttttttttttcccaaagcgATTATGTAGGAGCTCAAGGGTGACTTTGAGCGTTGACTTGATGATCAGCTTTTCAAGATATGGATTCGATGCAATATTCGagtaaatttttctgattatgaGCCGGAGAAACCTCCTTCAATGGTGGTAGACTCTGTTTGTAACCTTGTTAAGAATTACACGGTTGGGAACTTGACGGGTGTGCCCTTTCTTGGCTTTGAAAAAGATAACCAGTCCATTTTGCTTAGACTACAGAGGCCTAATGCTTGCAGAGTGTCACTGGGCCtcctcctgttttttttttttttttgaaaacttttttggGTGTGTGAATGTTCAGGTTTGACTGTGTAATTATATTTGGTTTTGGGATTTGGCTGTCCTTAGCCTTTTGTGACAGAGATCCGTCATCTGTGCGTGTTTGTAGTATTTGTCATAATTCGCCATGTATCGCAGATCTCCTTGGTCCTTAAGACTTGTGCTTATGCTCTTTTTGGCTGACAATATTATTAGTTGATTTGATCAACCAGTTGCTGATGTTTCTTCTTCTGTATTATTGCTTATGGGGTTTTTCTTCACGTATAGTCGGGAGTATTAGGCTATTCATCTGGGTAATTGTACTTGAGCTGTGACTTGACTTTGTTGCTTGATCCCGGTTTTAGATGTCCCTGGTCTTTCATGACCGACTAATTGATTGCTTTATCCCTTTTCATTGCAAAAATTTAGTATTGGACTTTAGTTGTTAGCTCGTCATTCTCTATTTAGTCTAAGGGTTTTGCAGTTGGACTTTGTAGCTACAAAATTTAGAATAAAAAGAGGAACAGGGGAAAACATTTGGGCATGATGCACCATGAATGAGCTTGAGGGTTTATGATAGAATGTTTGGCAGGTCAAATCTCATAGATTGAAGTTGAAACCGTTCAAGGTAGGTAGAACCCATGTGGATCGTCTTGCCATGTAAGGTGAAATAGTTTCTTGTCTAGAGTGTGGTATAGGAGGCTGGCCTAGGCTTCGGTTtgtcttctctattttctttcagTGGAGCCATCCAACTTTAGGTGAGAAAATGAGATCGATCGGATCTCCTGGTGTAGGCTTACTCTTACTCTGGTATCCTTCTTTGTACCTTTAGCTATCCGGCCATCGCTTACTTAGGGTATTTGACTCGCTTAGTTGTTTCTTTGCTGCAGATGAGCACACACGATTCTGAACATGGACACATCATTGAAGTGTGTGGAGATGTGCCAGCCTTGGAAACGAGCCAGGTCGGTGGTAAGGTATGCGCAGAGGCACCTTGTGGTTTTTCAGACGCCAGCAATAGTTCGAAAGATGCAAGAGAGAGGTCAAACTCGATGAAGAAACTTTTGATTGTGGTTGTGCTTTGTGTGATCTTCATGAGCGTAGAAGTAGTCGGTGGTATTGAAGCCAACAGTCTTGCCATTCTCACAGATGCAGCGCATTTGCTGTCGGATGTTGCTTCATTTGCAATATCCTTATTCGCTCTTTGGGCATCAGGTTGGGAGGCCACTCCACGCCAGTCTTATGGTTTCTTCCGAATTGAAATTCTTGGTGCACTTGTCTCCATCCAGATTATATGGCTACTTGCTGGGATTCTTGTGTATGAAGCAATAGATAGACTTATTAACGGTACAACCGAAGTTCATGGCTTTCTCATGTTCATTGTTGCTACATTTGGTCTTCTTGTGAACATTGCCATGGCAGTCTTACTGGGTCATGATCACAGCCATGGTCACGGCCACGGACATGACCATGGTCATGGACATAGTCATGGgcatgatgacgatgatgatacACATGAACATGATGGTGATCATGCTCATAGCCGCGGGGATCATGGTGATTTGCATACTCATGGATTAACTTTTAAGAAGCATCCCCATCATCATCATGGAGAAGATTCTAAAGGACATGCTGATCAACATCATGGCCATGAAACAGATCAAACTGAGCCTCTTTTGCAGACTTGCTCGGAAGCTGAAGGTGACTCAAAAGCTGGAACCACACAGAAGCAGCGACGTAATATCAACATGCAAGGTGCTTATCTTCATGTACTAGGGGATTCCATTCAAAGTGTAGGAGTGATGATTGGCGGTGCAATTATATGGATTAAGCCCGAGTGGAAGATTGTCGACTTGATCTGCACCCTGATATTCTCAGTAATTGTGCTTGGGACAACAATAAGGATGCTCCGTAACATTCTGGAGGTTCTGATGGAGAGTACACCTAGAGAGATTGATGCCACAAGGCTTGAGAGGGGACTTTGCGAGATGGATGAAGTGATTGCAGTCCATGAATTGCACATCTGGGCTATAACGGTTGGAAAGGTGCTATTAGCCTGCCATGTCAAAATAAAGAGCGATGCCAACGCCGATATGGTCCTGGACAAGGTTGTAGACTACATCAGAAGAGAGTACAATATAAGTCATGTCACCATTCAAATAGAAAGAGAGTAGATATAGGAAGGTGAATGATTGCTCCTAATTTGTTTGGATGTTgctgttttggccttttttcttAGCTGGGCCTTTGAGGCTCTTCAGGAGTATGATGTAATGTCCTTACCTTCTGTCTAGTTTCTTCGACTACGATTACTAGTTCATTAAGTAATAAAGAGAGCTGCTCCAATTGATTTGGATTGGGTCTTTAAACTTTAAGATCTTCGCATCATTGAATGTCATAgtcttgtttgttgaaaattttgcCTGTGTTAATGTTCTTTGGCTGCTGTGGGCATTTAGAGTTACGTGCCTCTACTTATCCAGTTATCTATGATTGGATGATTTAACTCATGACTATTGATTTTGGGAAGTTTTAAGTACTACTGATGACGACATGAGTAGGAAAGCGAACTCCACTTATCATTTGAAAATAATTCGCTCAAGGCCTGTGCACCTTTCTGCCATGCTGAAACATACCTGTCTGGTGTAACTGCTGTTCACGAGGAATTCAGGAGAGATACATAAGCAAATACAAGTCGAGTATTTTTGTAGGAATCATGTTGATAGGCGAGACTTCTTGACATGACATGTAGAATTCCCAGATTAAATTGCTGCTCAAGCTTGTCTGATATGATTTTGTTTACGCAATGCTAGGAATACATTGATTATGCATTATACTGGTTGAAACTTCAACTAGTGGTCCAAAATTTGCCCGAAGGAAAAGCAACAAAATAGCGGGACGCTCCTTCATTCTGAATCAACCAACGTTGCTTATTCTAATAATGCTCCCAAATTAGCTTTTggtaagccaaaatacaacctgtaaACAGAGGTTTACGTCATGTTCTCTCTGTACGTGCGTGCGTGCGACTAATCTCTTTGTTAGACACGATCAATCATACACAAGTTGTTAAGCTTTTCTATCTACAGATGAGCTGGGAAATGTTCTAGCCTGCTTGAGCATACAATTAGCAGGATTCGGAGGTCTTGTAGAGCTCAACAAGGGAGAAGTTGTGAGCATGAGATGCCACTCGAATGCCAGAAAAGCCTGCCCCACTGCTAGAGTCTTGAATTCTTGCTCGGTCCTCTCTTTTCCACCTTGAAACATGCTCGTGATGAACACGTACATTTGAAATGGGCTCGCAGAAGCAAGATTAGCTCCAGGTGTTTCTGGAATCACCAGATCAACCACCATTACTTTCCTGCCGTCAAAAAAGCATCGTAGCAGTTCTTCAGTATCTTGGTACAGAGTTCATCGCTCCATGTATGAAGGATCCACTGTTTAGTTACCACGTTAGTGCTCATAATGTGCAAAGAACCGAAATTTACATGCGACTTCGAATATAGAGAAGTTAACCAGAACTCTTGGTAATAATGAAAAAGCATTCTTCTAGCTCCTTGTTCTGCAATACTACTGTAGCATCTAAGACTAACCTTCATGAATATGGCATCTCCTTTAGGAATACTCACAAACATATCTCCTGCAATGTTCTCAATACCCGTACCAAATCATAGTCTCCATCAAATtccaaaatcaatcaatttttgagTTAAGGAACTATCACGTGTGTCTCAAATAATGATGCTTTAGGTTCTTTATCGTGGTTAAAATTGAAGTAGGAAGGTATTTCTCTTTTGGTTTGCTGTGATATGTCATTGACCTTACACTTGTGCAATCCTAGTGAAGAAACTGCATCACTGTTTGCAAGTGAAGTTCCACTTGGGATTGCTATGGATTTGTGTGAACAGTCTATGGAAGAAATGCTATCTCTTTTGCCAAATGCTGTTGCATTTGTGGGGAAGGAGGTTTATGTGATAAAAAACCACTAGAGAAGCTTGCCTTTGCACTCAAAAGTTTAGCGATTTCTACGTCCGAACTTCGATTGGGACTCCATACGAATTCTGGACTGGTCGATAAGTTTGTACGACAACTTTCCCTTGCTTCCATACCTGAATAAGAGGGCGACTTCTCAATAACCGATGCCAGGTCAAAGTTGATCCCCTTAGTGTGAGGGTAATTGGAGATGATCATGCTAAGAATGGAACCATCACCACCTCCTACATCAACCAGTGAGCTGAGCCCTTCAAAACCTTTGTATGCGTCCAAGACGGCGACATGAACAACTTCTTGTATTCTTTCATCGAGTCCTTGAAAATCTCAGAGAATCCGGCATCCTCCCCTAAGTATGAGAATGCATTTACACCATGTGCCCTTTCAAATGGAACTCCTCCTCCCAGAACTGCATCTGTCAAGTGGAACCTGTTCCGGCGAAAGCCAAAAGTGCAGAACTATTGAGAACTGTATTTTCGGGATGCAAAAGTAATGGAGATAAAGCGTGATTCATGAACGATGCATCACGCTCTTGACATATATGAACGTCGGTAATGTCTCTATGAAATGTCATCGAACTGAGATGCTGAAATTTGAAGTCCGAGATTGAAAATACGGTTCTACAGCAAAGAGCGGTATCAACGATCTTGTAACTCGCCGTTTCATACCAGAGGACACGAGATGCCTAAACTAAAAAAAGATGACGCAGAGTACATGTTTAGAAACAAGGAATTTGTCCATGAAGCAATTCTATTAGTCTTAGTCCTACTTAAATGTGGTCATGTATAAACTTAAAGGTAAGAACCTAACTCTAAGAAAAGCACCTTTCCTGGTCATCTATGAAGAACccattgatttttctcttttatggAAGTAATAATTACCACATATCAATCATGACCTTGTCCTGACCCTTCAACATCTGAGTATCTGACCGCTCAATGAAGCACGTTCCCGGTTCCTCAGGAAATACTTGGCCACGGGTGCCAAGCCATAGACCCTGCAACCCCCATCACCCTGGTGATCTTTTCCCAGAGAGACACTGAGAATCGAGTGGCTCGCGAGGAGGCTAAGCATGTTGTCCAGCGCGTCGTGTGCATCCAGGTTGTTCGTGACTGGAATCTTGGAAGCGATCTGCGAAGGAGAGAGAGCTTGGCGTCGGGGCCTTCTCTCTCCAGTACCTCGAGCACACCCAACTCGACCGTTGCTTTCAGGACCATGGGCACGACCGATGAATTCGCTAGTTGCATGGCATACAGTGCGATCGGTGACGATGAATGACGATGATGATTCATCTtcgttgctgctgctgctgctggcgGTGGCTATCATCTCGTGTTTGTCCATGGAGTTTCCTGACCATCTAGCTCGAGTCAACGCTGATGAAAGAGGAATTTTTTTGTAAAGCTAATTTCAGGGGAGAACAAAAGGATGGGTTTATGTTGAAACGTCCGTGTTCGGTAAAGTTTTGTACCCTTTTAAATGGTGGGTACGATGTTGTTGTTGGTCAACATGTGCTAAATTGTTTTGGGtgtttatttttggttttttttttgtcgaaactgCGAATTTCATTTCGTTAGACCCAAGCCCACCTACAAGAGCAGGGGCATCAAAACATGGGATTTCCCAAGGAGGGGAAGGACAGTTAGAAACCCAGTTAAGAGGTAGAGCCTTGCATCTATAGGCCTTTACAACCCAGTTTGCTAGTTCATTTGAGTCACGGGGACAGGGGGCAAAATCTAGACTCTCAAAAAGGGCCAAGAGGCCAAAACAGTAAGTAATAAGTGGCTCAACATCCTAAGGATAGAGGGAAGAATCTTTCAGATAGCTTATCAAGATTGAACAATTGAACTCTAGTATTAGTTTCATTCGAGGTCGATAAGCAAAGTGGCGAAGAGCATGGAGTCAGGCTAGAGTTTCAGCTTGAATGACATATGACACTTGGACTGGGTGGACGATTCCTTCAATCAATCTTCCTTCTGAATCGCGGCACTTTGCAAGCGATTGCCCCTTCAGTGGTCCTCGAGAGGTGTGATCCATTGATGTTTATTTTCAGCAATCTTGGGTCAGGTGGTCTCCATCTTGGTTGAAAGTTCACCGATATTGCCTCACGCTTTAAGTTGCTTCTATTCCACTTCATGTAATTGTGATGCATGTCTAGAGCAGAGTGGATTATGCTGATTGTGTCCAACTGCTTGTGGTAGAAGACGAGGGAGTTGCGCGCTAACCAGATATTCCAAAGAGTGACAGCAATGATCTCGAACGGTATGTTCTTCTGGGTCATATCATTATAGTTTAGCAACCATTCCTCAACTCTAGTGTAATTATCCCAAAAATCTCCGAGATGACTCAAATTTGATTTTGGCATCTCCATGCTTCCTTTTCTAATTCGGGCATGTACTTAAGCATAAGAAGGTAAATTTCTTAGTTTATTGCCCGGAGATGTAAATTTTATTGGAATAACGCCGATAGTGATCGCTATACATGATATTGCTAAGCATTCCTCTCTACTGATGAGCTGGGCAAGCACTGGCCAGTGTGAAGCAGCATCCAAATTAGCAAGATTTGCCATTCTTGTATAGCTCAACAAGGGAGAAATTATGGGCGGAATATGCCACTCGAATGCTGCAAAATCCCGCCGCTTTTGCTAGAGTCTCGAACTCTTTCTCTGTCCTCTCTTTCCCCTTCGAATTCACCCGCATGAACACATACATCTGGAACAGGTTTTGAGCAGCAAGATCGGCTTCAGGCACTTCGGGAATCACCAGATCGACCGCCATTACCTTCCCATCGCATGGCAATGAGTCGTAGCAGTTCTTTAGGATCTTGACACAGAGTTCATCATTGAACATGTGAAGTACCCACTGTCATAGATCACCGGTGTTAGTGCTTGAATTGTATTTGCACAAATGCACAGAAGTCGGCAAAATCGACCTTGAATTTGAGAAGCTAACTAGAATCCGGATAGCAACAAATCAACCACTCTTCTAGCAACAACTTATTCTGCAATCTCGCTTAGGCAATATGAACTTGTTGGGCTGTCTAGACTGACCTTAATGAAAATCGCATCTCCTTTTGGAATGCTTACAAACATATCTCCAGCAATGTACTCAATACCTGCACCAAATCATAGTCTCCATAACAATGTTCCCAGTAGATAAGTCTATATGAGAACTTTCCCCTGCTTCCATACCTGGATAAGAAGGCGACTTCTCGATAACCGATGCCAGATCGAAGTTGATCGCCTTAATGTGAGGGTACTTGGAAATGATCATGCTAAGAATGGAACCATCGCCGCCTCCAACATCAACTAGCGAGCTGAGCCCTTCGAAACCCTTGTATCCGTCTAAGATTTTCGACATGAGGAGCTTGTTGTATTCTTTCATCGAGTTCTTGAAAAGCTGAGAGAATCTCGCATCCTTCCCTAAGTATGAGGGTACGGTCATCCCATATGCCCTTTCAAATGGAATTCCTCCTTCCAGAACTGCATCTTTTAAGTGGAACCTGCTCACagaattttatgaaaatatgaaTATCAACAAAAGGCCCCAGAACAGAAAGCAGAAAACGCTCGCCTTttgctttatatatatatatataaaaaaaaaattccttttgagAATTTAGATCCATCAGGACCCTACCAATTCTTCTGTTTTCTAAAGAGAAACAGAGTCATCACCAGAAATCAATCATGACCCTGTCCTGAGCCATGAACATCAGATCACTCAGCGACCCTCCTTCTCGGTTCCTCAAGAAGTACTCGGCCACTGGTGCCAAACCATAGACTCTGCAACCCCCATCACCCGGGCAATCTTTTCCCAAGGAGACGCTGAGAATCGAGTGGCTAGCGAGGAGGCTGAGCATCTTATCGAGCACGTCGGGTGCTTGCGGGTTGTTCCTGACGGGGATCTTGGAAGCGATCTGCGAAGAAGAGAGCATGGCGGCGGGGCCTTCTCTCTCCAAGATCTCAAGCACGCCAAGTTCGACTGTTGCCTTCAGGACCATGGGCAGGACGGATGAAGTCGCCAGTTGCATGGCGTAGAGTGGGatcgatgaagatgatgattcaTGTTCCTCCTTGTTGATAGCTATCATCTTGGGTTCGTCCATGGAGTTTCTTTGACTGTCAAGCGTTGATGAAACAAGAGATATAGGAAGCTGCTGATTTCAGGGGAGAACAAATTATGATGATGGGTTTCTGTTGTAATGGATGTTACTGTAAATTCTTGTGCCCTTTCCTCCCTTTTCATGGGGTGCGATGTTGTTGTCGgtcttttggttttgtttctgAGAAAGAGTTCTGAACCGCTCTGGGTTTTGACTTGTTCACCGACGACTTTTCTCAACGACTGCTTCCTAACATGATTTGGTTCTAGAACCGGAAAAACCTTGTTGCTTTAACGAGTAAGCATGGTTTCAGGGTAGAATCGATAATCGGAGAACCGAACTTGCGATTCCTgatccaattttaggttctaGTAAATCAAGGTCTGGTTTCGGATTTCGTATTTTGAGGAACGGTTGGTTCCGGTTCCTAGTTCTCTATGGAACCGAATCGGAATCAAAATCGGAACCATCATTTTTAAATCCTAACTTAGGCAAATTGGCTGATATCATACTCCCAAATTTGAATACCAAATGGATCATCTTTTACCATATTTTTCCCAGCTCGAGATACGTGATTCCACAATTTAGCAATTTCTCAGGAGCTTCATGTGAATAGAAAACCGATCTTTGGGTTGTCTCTTGTCAGTAAAATTTGATCTCACGATCTAAAGTTTCAAGGGCTATTTGAGCTCTCCCTTGTCAGGCCGTTCTTTCGAAGAAATATCTATTAAGATTGCACCCAAGACAAATTGAGCAATTTGGGCAAGTGACCACGAGAG
This sequence is a window from Rhodamnia argentea isolate NSW1041297 chromosome 3, ASM2092103v1, whole genome shotgun sequence. Protein-coding genes within it:
- the LOC115748014 gene encoding metal tolerance protein 1-like, whose protein sequence is MSTHDSEHGHIIEVCGDVPALETSQVGGKVCAEAPCGFSDASNSSKDARERSNSMKKLLIVVVLCVIFMSVEVVGGIEANSLAILTDAAHLLSDVASFAISLFALWASGWEATPRQSYGFFRIEILGALVSIQIIWLLAGILVYEAIDRLINGTTEVHGFLMFIVATFGLLVNIAMAVLLGHDHSHGHGHGHDHGHGHSHGHDDDDDTHEHDGDHAHSRGDHGDLHTHGLTFKKHPHHHHGEDSKGHADQHHGHETDQTEPLLQTCSEAEGDSKAGTTQKQRRNINMQGAYLHVLGDSIQSVGVMIGGAIIWIKPEWKIVDLICTLIFSVIVLGTTIRMLRNILEVLMESTPREIDATRLERGLCEMDEVIAVHELHIWAITVGKVLLACHVKIKSDANADMVLDKVVDYIRREYNISHVTIQIERE
- the LOC115748016 gene encoding caffeic acid 3-O-methyltransferase-like — its product is MDEPKMIAINKEEHESSSSSIPLYAMQLATSSVLPMVLKATVELGVLEILEREGPAAMLSSSQIASKIPVRNNPQAPDVLDKMLSLLASHSILSVSLGKDCPGDGGCRVYGLAPVAEYFLRNREGGSLSDLMFMAQDRVMIDFWFHLKDAVLEGGIPFERAYGMTVPSYLGKDARFSQLFKNSMKEYNKLLMSKILDGYKGFEGLSSLVDVGGGDGSILSMIISKYPHIKAINFDLASVIEKSPSYPGIEYIAGDMFVSIPKGDAIFIKWVLHMFNDELCVKILKNCYDSLPCDGKVMAVDLVIPEVPEADLAAQNLFQMYVFMRVNSKGKERTEKEFETLAKAAGFCSIRVAYSAHNFSLVELYKNGKSC